One stretch of Hevea brasiliensis isolate MT/VB/25A 57/8 chromosome 12, ASM3005281v1, whole genome shotgun sequence DNA includes these proteins:
- the LOC110669840 gene encoding uncharacterized protein LOC110669840 isoform X1: MTATDPKIPVKQLRELLQEQQEPFILELCLVERGYLRNSFNAGSSSSFPCCHGNSRKSLKSSFSFGLKRTKKGITYCPKVLRSAYNQVISFNERLRTKVSNHRDGDVDVTEKKDRNKQEAVEIDRFSSASSSTVFNSCCGSDAEETSTSQQKDHISFTTNTSQSFKRCKLIEQEAVTDRKLQWQCIEESRQLSPVSVLEEVASHTGYPLDNKCFCTLKEKNTSKTCVLSSKKVTEDSILSASLWKIFFHSATEKPTLPGVSEIQELVQSNLSSHHLKSRSCLQQTKQLLFDCVREIVENQGRKEKEKQQQQQREYLASEELGKLIGEKIKFYGKQYGEESTLRELLELEFQDSAHEWRGYEPQRRDIGFQIGDAILEEISSEMIKDMIDFLSPITRCSQSL, encoded by the exons ATGACTGCCACGGATCCCAAAATACCAGTTAAACAACTTCGAGAACTCCTCCAAGAGCAGCAAGAACCTTTTATCCTAGAGCTTTGCCTAGTGGAAAGAGGTTATTTGAGAAACAGCTTTAATGCAGGAAGTAGCTCTAGCTTCCCTTGTTGTCATGGCAATTCAAGAAAATCCCTCAAGAGTTCATTTAGCTTTGGTCTTAAAAGGACCAAAAAGGGTATTACGTACTGTCCAAAGGTATTAAGGAGTGCATATAATCAGGTCATTTCCTTCAACGAGAGACTCAGAACTAAAGTTTCCAATCATAGGGATGGAGATGTTGATGTTACAGAGAAGAAGGACAGGAATAAACAAGAAGCAGTAGAAATAGATAGATTTTCTTCTGCTAGCAGCTCGACAGTGTTTAATTCATGTTGTGGAAGCGATGCAGAAGAAACTTCCACTTCTCAGCAAAAAGATCACATCTCGTTCACAACTAACACTTCCCAGTCTTTCAAACGCTGCAAGCTAATAGAACAAGAG GCTGTTACAGATAGAAAGCTCCAATGGCAATGCATAGAAGAAAGTAGACAGCTCAGCCCAGTGTCTGTATTAGAAGAGGTAGCTTCACATACAGGTTACCCACTTGATAACA AGTGCTTCTGTACCTTAAAAGAAAAGAATACCTCAAAAACCTGTGTTCTTTCTTCCAAGAAAGTTACAGAAGACTCTATTCTATCAGCTTCTCTGTGGAAAATATTTTTCCACTCAGCAACTGAGAAACCAACTTTACCAGGAGTCTCAGAAATACAGGAGCTTGTCCAATCCAATCTTTCTTCACATCACTTGAAATCCAGGTCATGTTTGCAGCAAACAAAGCAACTTCTTTTTGACTGTGTAAGGGAGATAGTAGAGAACCAAGGAAGGAAGGAGAAGGAGAAGCAGCAGCAACAACAGAGAGAATATTTGGCATCAGAAGAGCTTGGAAAGCTCATTGGAGAGAAAATTAAGTTCTATGGAAAACAGTATGGCGAAGAATCAACCTTGAGGGAACTACTGGAATTGGAATTTCAGGATTCAGCGCATGAATGGAGGGGTTATGAGCCACAGCGAAGGGACATTGGGTTTCAGATTGGGGATGCCATTTTGGAGGAGATCAGCAGTGAAATGATTAAGGACATGATTGATTTCTTGTCACCAATCACCAGATGTTCTCAATCACTTTga
- the LOC110669840 gene encoding uncharacterized protein LOC110669840 isoform X2, which produces MTATDPKIPVKQLRELLQEQQEPFILELCLVERGYLRNSFNAGSSSSFPCCHGNSRKSLKSSFSFGLKRTKKGITYCPKVLRSAYNQVISFNERLRTKVSNHRDGDVDVTEKKDRNKQEAVEIDRFSSASSSTVFNSCCGSDAEETSTSQQKDHISFTTNTSQSFKRCKLIEQEAVTDRKLQWQCIEESRQLSPVSVLEEVASHTECFCTLKEKNTSKTCVLSSKKVTEDSILSASLWKIFFHSATEKPTLPGVSEIQELVQSNLSSHHLKSRSCLQQTKQLLFDCVREIVENQGRKEKEKQQQQQREYLASEELGKLIGEKIKFYGKQYGEESTLRELLELEFQDSAHEWRGYEPQRRDIGFQIGDAILEEISSEMIKDMIDFLSPITRCSQSL; this is translated from the exons ATGACTGCCACGGATCCCAAAATACCAGTTAAACAACTTCGAGAACTCCTCCAAGAGCAGCAAGAACCTTTTATCCTAGAGCTTTGCCTAGTGGAAAGAGGTTATTTGAGAAACAGCTTTAATGCAGGAAGTAGCTCTAGCTTCCCTTGTTGTCATGGCAATTCAAGAAAATCCCTCAAGAGTTCATTTAGCTTTGGTCTTAAAAGGACCAAAAAGGGTATTACGTACTGTCCAAAGGTATTAAGGAGTGCATATAATCAGGTCATTTCCTTCAACGAGAGACTCAGAACTAAAGTTTCCAATCATAGGGATGGAGATGTTGATGTTACAGAGAAGAAGGACAGGAATAAACAAGAAGCAGTAGAAATAGATAGATTTTCTTCTGCTAGCAGCTCGACAGTGTTTAATTCATGTTGTGGAAGCGATGCAGAAGAAACTTCCACTTCTCAGCAAAAAGATCACATCTCGTTCACAACTAACACTTCCCAGTCTTTCAAACGCTGCAAGCTAATAGAACAAGAG GCTGTTACAGATAGAAAGCTCCAATGGCAATGCATAGAAGAAAGTAGACAGCTCAGCCCAGTGTCTGTATTAGAAGAGGTAGCTTCACATACAG AGTGCTTCTGTACCTTAAAAGAAAAGAATACCTCAAAAACCTGTGTTCTTTCTTCCAAGAAAGTTACAGAAGACTCTATTCTATCAGCTTCTCTGTGGAAAATATTTTTCCACTCAGCAACTGAGAAACCAACTTTACCAGGAGTCTCAGAAATACAGGAGCTTGTCCAATCCAATCTTTCTTCACATCACTTGAAATCCAGGTCATGTTTGCAGCAAACAAAGCAACTTCTTTTTGACTGTGTAAGGGAGATAGTAGAGAACCAAGGAAGGAAGGAGAAGGAGAAGCAGCAGCAACAACAGAGAGAATATTTGGCATCAGAAGAGCTTGGAAAGCTCATTGGAGAGAAAATTAAGTTCTATGGAAAACAGTATGGCGAAGAATCAACCTTGAGGGAACTACTGGAATTGGAATTTCAGGATTCAGCGCATGAATGGAGGGGTTATGAGCCACAGCGAAGGGACATTGGGTTTCAGATTGGGGATGCCATTTTGGAGGAGATCAGCAGTGAAATGATTAAGGACATGATTGATTTCTTGTCACCAATCACCAGATGTTCTCAATCACTTTga